A window of Macrotis lagotis isolate mMagLag1 chromosome X, bilby.v1.9.chrom.fasta, whole genome shotgun sequence contains these coding sequences:
- the SYBU gene encoding syntabulin isoform X6: MDTSSPVLLYSKNFSSTLQFLEAIVPEQLWKGSEADFSSSGSTGSISAPEVHMSSSTAGNKRASFPRNRGSHGRNNGSTSYKSGNSPPSREKDLISVLCRNQQSPANAHPNYGPSSPSSSNSGSYKGSDSSPIMRRPGRYMSCGENHGVKPPNPEQYLTPLQQKEVTVRHLKTRLKESESRLQERETEIAELKSQLARMREDWIEEECHRVEAQLALKEARKEIKQLKQVIETMRSSLADKDKGIQKYFVDINIQNKKLESLLQSMEMAQNGSLRDEQSLDYLCDSPEKSLPPSTAYGKMADAQALEDQIIEEGAEKELLVIENMENSTDLFEEIMMATTTEAGDLSLLQSTTISSPHKTKVFEMAPVGQEEGNVVIEQAIQTDVVPYSPDVEQLIQNMLKLQDPRPSSPSSLDESEADLIENFPEATSSLMVDLTPSDPNSAILLSPMETPYTKMEGGSHENRVMRELDFMAYPEERLGNVIHLSQAGIVKQYWSNNFLVDLLAVAAPVIPTVMWAFSTQRGGIDPVYNIGALLRGCCLVALHSLRRTPFHIQT; encoded by the exons ATGGATACTTCTTCCCCTGTTCTACTTTATTCCAAAAACTTTTCCTCTACCCTGCAGTTCCTAGAAGCTATTGTCCCAGAGCAGCTGTGGAAAG GTAGTGAGGCTGACTTTAGCTCTTCAGGAAGCACTGGCAGCATCTCAGCCCCCGAGGTCCATATGTCCTCCTCCACTGCCGGAAACAAGAGAGCCTCCTTTCCACGCAA cCGTGGTTCTCATGGACGGAATAATGGATCTACATCTTACAAGTCTGGCAACAGCCCACCTTCACGTGAGAAAGATCTTATATCTGTATTGTGCAGGAATCAACAGAGCCCTGCTAATGCCCATCCAAATTATGGGCCTTCATCCCCCAGTAGCAGTAATTCTGGTTCATATAAAGGAAGTGATAGTAGCCCCATCATGAG GAGGCCAGGGAGGTATATGTCTTGTGGAGAAAATCATGGTGTTAAACCCCCAAACCCAGAGCAATATTTGACTCCCCTGCAGCAGAAGGAGGTTACAGTGAGACACCTCAAAACTAGATTGAAAGAATCTGAGAGCCGACTGCAAGAGAG GGAAACAGAGATTGCAGAGCTCAAATCTCAGTTAGCTCGTATGCGAGAGGATTGGATTGAAGAAGAGTGCCATCGAGTGGAAGCTCAGTTGGCCTTAAAGGAGGCAAGAAAAGAGATTAAGCAACTGAAGCAGGTCATTGAGACGATGAGGAGCAGCCTGGCTGATAAAGACAAGGGAATACAGAAATACTTTGTAGATATAAACATCCAGAATAAGAAATTAGAATCCTTACTTCAGAGTATGGAGATGGCCCAGAATGGATCTCTGAGGGATGAGCAGAGTCTAGACTATCTCTGTGATTCCCCAGAGAAAAGTTTACCTCCCAGCACTGCCTATGGCAAAATGGCAGATGCACAGGCTTTGGAAGACCAAATCATAGAGGAAGGAGCTGAGAAGGAGTTACTGGTCATTGAAAACATGGAGAACAGCACAGATTTGTTTGAAGAAATTATGATGGCCACCACTACAGAAGCTGGTGACCTGTCCCTCTTACAGTCTACAACCATTTCCTCCCCGCATAAAACAAAGGTATTTGAAATGGCCCCAGTGGGTCAGGAGGAAGGCAATGTGGTGATTGAGCAGGCCATTCAGACTGATGTGGTGCCATATAGCCCCGATGTAGAGCAGCTCATTCAGAATATGCTCAAATTACAAGACCCCCGTCCCTCAAGTCCATCATCCCTTGATGAGTCTGAAGCTGACCTGATAGAAAACTTCCCAGAGGCCACATCTTCTCTAATGGTTGATCTCACACCAAGTGATCCAAACTCTGCCATTCTTTTGTCTCCTATGGAGACACCATACACCAAGATGGAAGGTGGAAGTCATGAAAACCGAGTCATGAGGGAACTAGATTTCATGGCTTACCCTGAAGAAAGGTTGGGCAATGTCATTCATCTCTCTCAGGCAGGAATAGTGAAGCAGTACTGGAGCAACAATTTCCTGGTGGATCTTTTGGCTGTAGCAGCCCCTGTCATCCCTACAGTCATGTGGGCATTTAGTACTCAAAGAGGAGGCATTGATCCAGTCTATAATATTGGAGCATTGCTCCGGGGCTGTTGTCTGGTCGCCCTGCATTCTCTCCGCCGAACCCCATTCCATATTCAAACCTAA
- the SYBU gene encoding syntabulin isoform X7 has product MSSSTAGNKRASFPRNRGSHGRNNGSTSYKSGNSPPSREKDLISVLCRNQQSPANAHPNYGPSSPSSSNSGSYKGSDSSPIMRRPGRYMSCGENHGVKPPNPEQYLTPLQQKEVTVRHLKTRLKESESRLQERETEIAELKSQLARMREDWIEEECHRVEAQLALKEARKEIKQLKQVIETMRSSLADKDKGIQKYFVDINIQNKKLESLLQSMEMAQNGSLRDEQSLDYLCDSPEKSLPPSTAYGKMADAQALEDQIIEEGAEKELLVIENMENSTDLFEEIMMATTTEAGDLSLLQSTTISSPHKTKVFEMAPVGQEEGNVVIEQAIQTDVVPYSPDVEQLIQNMLKLQDPRPSSPSSLDESEADLIENFPEATSSLMVDLTPSDPNSAILLSPMETPYTKMEGGSHENRVMRELDFMAYPEERLGNVIHLSQAGIVKQYWSNNFLVDLLAVAAPVIPTVMWAFSTQRGGIDPVYNIGALLRGCCLVALHSLRRTPFHIQT; this is encoded by the exons ATGTCCTCCTCCACTGCCGGAAACAAGAGAGCCTCCTTTCCACGCAA cCGTGGTTCTCATGGACGGAATAATGGATCTACATCTTACAAGTCTGGCAACAGCCCACCTTCACGTGAGAAAGATCTTATATCTGTATTGTGCAGGAATCAACAGAGCCCTGCTAATGCCCATCCAAATTATGGGCCTTCATCCCCCAGTAGCAGTAATTCTGGTTCATATAAAGGAAGTGATAGTAGCCCCATCATGAG GAGGCCAGGGAGGTATATGTCTTGTGGAGAAAATCATGGTGTTAAACCCCCAAACCCAGAGCAATATTTGACTCCCCTGCAGCAGAAGGAGGTTACAGTGAGACACCTCAAAACTAGATTGAAAGAATCTGAGAGCCGACTGCAAGAGAG GGAAACAGAGATTGCAGAGCTCAAATCTCAGTTAGCTCGTATGCGAGAGGATTGGATTGAAGAAGAGTGCCATCGAGTGGAAGCTCAGTTGGCCTTAAAGGAGGCAAGAAAAGAGATTAAGCAACTGAAGCAGGTCATTGAGACGATGAGGAGCAGCCTGGCTGATAAAGACAAGGGAATACAGAAATACTTTGTAGATATAAACATCCAGAATAAGAAATTAGAATCCTTACTTCAGAGTATGGAGATGGCCCAGAATGGATCTCTGAGGGATGAGCAGAGTCTAGACTATCTCTGTGATTCCCCAGAGAAAAGTTTACCTCCCAGCACTGCCTATGGCAAAATGGCAGATGCACAGGCTTTGGAAGACCAAATCATAGAGGAAGGAGCTGAGAAGGAGTTACTGGTCATTGAAAACATGGAGAACAGCACAGATTTGTTTGAAGAAATTATGATGGCCACCACTACAGAAGCTGGTGACCTGTCCCTCTTACAGTCTACAACCATTTCCTCCCCGCATAAAACAAAGGTATTTGAAATGGCCCCAGTGGGTCAGGAGGAAGGCAATGTGGTGATTGAGCAGGCCATTCAGACTGATGTGGTGCCATATAGCCCCGATGTAGAGCAGCTCATTCAGAATATGCTCAAATTACAAGACCCCCGTCCCTCAAGTCCATCATCCCTTGATGAGTCTGAAGCTGACCTGATAGAAAACTTCCCAGAGGCCACATCTTCTCTAATGGTTGATCTCACACCAAGTGATCCAAACTCTGCCATTCTTTTGTCTCCTATGGAGACACCATACACCAAGATGGAAGGTGGAAGTCATGAAAACCGAGTCATGAGGGAACTAGATTTCATGGCTTACCCTGAAGAAAGGTTGGGCAATGTCATTCATCTCTCTCAGGCAGGAATAGTGAAGCAGTACTGGAGCAACAATTTCCTGGTGGATCTTTTGGCTGTAGCAGCCCCTGTCATCCCTACAGTCATGTGGGCATTTAGTACTCAAAGAGGAGGCATTGATCCAGTCTATAATATTGGAGCATTGCTCCGGGGCTGTTGTCTGGTCGCCCTGCATTCTCTCCGCCGAACCCCATTCCATATTCAAACCTAA